A DNA window from Lachancea thermotolerans CBS 6340 chromosome G complete sequence contains the following coding sequences:
- the UTP20 gene encoding Utp20p (similar to uniprot|P35194 Saccharomyces cerevisiae YBL004W UTP20 Possible snoRNA-binding protein based on computational analysis of large-scale protein- protein interaction data), producing MVKQKVTSKSSKRYRYSSFKDKIDDLRIEPARNLGKRVHDHVESSHFLASFEHWEDTNMSANFASFADDVRPMAQTLPQILFHEEQIFEQLYKHISKHDEYSLQPLLDLLAQFCHDLGPDFMKFYERAMHMLTTLLDDAANFESSNVFEWGFNCLAYVYKYLSRVLAQDLLPTYNLLFPLVSHRKEYLSRFSAEALSFLVRKAKLKSLSAFVTHAFNQLRDVTESTEENACENNIYDGLKMLFTEALITTKESLHSKFNVIMEALVHECLSGAGDQCCISLVADVTMNVLRHASSDNAPPVYDVFISEVKGFLEDPSAKLDAPMKLLLTLAFAESGKKVKSWPELIDSVQKVLCHANVRSLSPEVTALAFCSILRNAPIPDLTKFHRTLFDFYLNNFPQNFIEFFKMGLSMDKDRMFSFNGAKSLQRYIDQNWEFNEKKIALFLMESRQNSPLGQKLALTIPKQFAESIAHGISAESEHLRLGSLFQILWKMQVLYYTSYDASTVIEPLIKTLLQQERLNDFEKDVLGNMLLLLNPRDNGNVLEILDFAVTNLGKFQDSVLCIKGLRQLLGKLENGSNKFSQACENQAFIQISGNLCLPDEQIRYESLKLLISLLKYQGLEVPEILNDCKIIEEIPRNLQTARDITMRIRKLGSDFAKMEPESLVSHVVFNYLFGILTVRFSPVWEGAYEVLCDVYEKNHELVWSLFSKFVEVLDNNFRLEYYEKSQLEEERAVFWSVSTSRLNDVLQTCADVFNSYSFAESSILELLKNRRGDLTYPGLIRNQALKGLLRIPQLAERHSRDIVPYMLKTDPSEENALALEGVEERPSSSSTWSEADRKLLLQLIGKFKNIKSIYKSEEVYQRFMDLLGSRTTEIQKLALDGILAYKESVVIKYRDNLRNLLDDNAFKDESLKLLSHSNDRIVEDNDETFLMPLVLRILFGRAQTPVTSGLKKSRKTAVITLLPSLHEKYVIGFLRLASEGLPYKKFLEQGTGFDSTILSKHLLRRMAGFAALGNLAIKSLGSKYPNATVALLDPALYTACVSNEVASKKSEEEVVLKQAGNVRQAIMKLILNLFSTVGTLIDWDSSVQKIHKLVLQPRISNFEYDNLQHPSSLMSLFCLWATDTCFYKFLYHDECSVAKALMKLLGNSNAKEIVIENTLNFSNYIIKNPTKDDAYVDLVSLVASTCLRELPGLLKNAKSQEVVSITVDLLLNLVEAGYVDEDETKKYLLSSLAHILEGEVKGVQTADKVKVLQSIASLIIGYNCEWTEIEHLYRSCSKLYRVFAEKSLRLSLNKVFISIGTQFEHLSKVAGLLSELNAYSTDRMESYNFKSVLPAFKKIADGSCQLTDELEWLPVIHTCLYFITDEEELAIRTNATHTIKLLIDYSNSKSSASDAEKAVELIGSDLIPHIKNGLRHKNIEIQVEYISVVSYIIANSIYYTELNDMKSLLFKGDEEANFFTNLTHIQLHRRQRAIKRLGENASTLSGSSISHYLIPMVERYIYCTDEKYRNICNETISTVGLLTHFVTWNQYKAVIRRFTAALKQKPAFLKEMVSLIVQCSKSLMKSMQAARAQDPSNISLKKFPKTLTEPENFIQGEIYPTFKNILNTRNEDTIVARIPLCEATVNFILGLDPNDRGRLLPGALSSICQVLRSRSEELREAVRKSLASISVVLGPEYLTFILNELKSALRRGSQIHILSYTVHSLLVAMSHSLSHKDLDTNSALIVSIIMEDIFGAAGQEKEAEGYSSKLKELKFNKSYDTGEILASNISLPAFGSLLHPIRALLSENLGLKNRRKLDELMRRYALGLNHNEESSSKDALILCYEIFTQSANFTSKGGSFKPKASNKLKARDDSFFIVNLNAKDGRVQTETNPNGSVLQKFSLDLLKAVLARNPNLLEAPYLEGFIPLLQGSLDCDDESVLVSALRVLTVFVKLNFDEDSEGIFKNCARKVLNIIKDSPSTSTEICQVSLKFLSSLIRHKDVKLKDTALSFILERVRPDLNEPNKQGLAFNFLKSLLAKHVVLPEMYDIVDSVAGIMVTNHSKEIRDVSRSVYYQFIMEYDQSRGRLEKQFKFLVSNLEYPSQEGRQSVMELINLIVNKSSQDLLRRLSASFFLSLSNVAVNDNSPRCREMASALLRNLLAKLGQGNIGTEEKYILAWLKQDTASFLELGLRIYKIYLSSMSLGANSELDGLALSKARKIIAESDAGSETEWNLVYTALNVLTAYVDATDEAFAVSNTPMWTSVINCLLYPHPWVRLISSRMVNKYVGHQGKLENPFSDLEIQNIAYRIFRQLGAPSISESQATTSIRTIITIMARWQKDNTPFVTAGEGDRKYNTAIDFALSRIGSIIRDEENGRELFPSKKACVQLLALIIQLLDEEQLKHGANTIILSLFTYLEDERRNLDERSEELKQLAQECLELLQGKLSVADFTTIYSSVKHEVTRRRYERRAKRATLAVVAPEAAARRKLKKHARSKEKRKHEKDENGYYHAKNKKRKF from the coding sequence ATGGTCAAACAGAAAGTGACATCGAAGTCGTCAAAAAGGTACAGATACTCGTCTTTCAAGGACAAAATCGATGATCTCAGGATAGAGCCTGCTAGGAATTTGGGGAAGAGAGTCCACGACCATGTCGAGTCTTCCCacttcttggcttctttcgAGCACTGGGAAGACACGAATATGAGTGCTAATTTCGCATCGTTTGCTGATGATGTTAGGCCCATGGCTCAAACATTGCCCCAGATTCTCTTCCATGAAGAGCAGATTTTTGAACAGTTATACAAGCATATCAGCAAACATGACGAATACTCATTACAACCGTTGCTAGATTTACTAGCGCAATTTTGCCACGATCTGGGTCCAGATTTCATGAAATTCTACGAAAGGGCCATGCATATGCTGACTACTTTACTTGATGATGCTGCGAATTTTGAATCATCAAACGTCTTTGAGTGGGGTTTCAACTGCCTAGCGTATGTTTACAAGTATCTATCCAGGGTACTCGCTCAAGATCTGCTTCCCACATATAACTTACTTTTCCCCCTCGTTTCGCATCGCAAGGAGTACCTATCCAGATTTTCTGCAGAAGCGCTATCTTTTCTAGTTAGAAAGGCcaagctgaaaagcttgagcgCGTTTGTCACTCACGCGTTTAACCAACTTCGAGACGTTACCGAATCTACGGAGGAAAACGCTTGCGAAAATAACATCTATGATGGGCTCAAAATGCTCTTCACCGAAGCACTCATTACAACGAAAGAATCACTACATTCAAAGTTTAACGTCATAATGGAAGCATTGGTTCACGAATGTCTTAGCGGTGCTGGTGACCAGTGCTGCATTTCATTAGTGGCCGATGTTACAATGAACGTATTAAGGCATGCTTCGTCCGACAATGCGCCCCCAGTATACGATGTTTTCATCTCGGAAGTTAAAGGCTTCCTCGAAGATCCATCTGCTAAACTGGATGCACCCATGAAACTTTTGCTGACTCTAGCATTCGCCGAAAGTGGCAAAAAGGTCAAATCTTGGCCAGAATTAATCGATTCCGTGCAAAAAGTTCTATGTCACGCTAACGTGAGGTCCCTTTCGCCGGAAGTGACAGCCTTAGCTTTCTGTAGCATTTTGCGTAATGCTCCTATTCCTGACCTCACCAAATTTCACAGAACTCTTTTCGACTTCTATCTCAACAACTTTCCGCAAAACTTCAtagagtttttcaaaatgggCCTTTCCATGGACAAAGACAGgatgttttctttcaacgGTGCTAAATCTCTCCAAAGGTATATTGATCAAAATTGGGAATTTAATGAGAAAAAGATAGCACTTTTTCTCATGGAGTCCAGGCAAAATTCACCTTTAGGGCAAAAACTTGCGCTTACTATTCCAAAGCAGTTTGCTGAAAGTATTGCCCATGGTATTAGTGCTGAAAGTGAACATTTGCGCCTTGGTAGTTTGTTTCAAATACTCTGGAAAATGCAAGTACTCTATTATACTAGCTACGACGCATCTACTGTCATAGAGCCATTGATAAAAACATTGCTACAACAGGAGCGTTtgaatgattttgaaaaggatGTCCTAGGTAATATGTTATTGTTGCTTAATCCAAGGGACAACGGAAACGTACTTGAAATTCTAGACTTTGCAGTGACTAATCTAGGAAAGTTTCAGGATAGCGTACTGTGCATAAAAGGTTTGCGTCAACTCCTTGGTAAACTTGAGAATGGCTCAAACAAATTTTCCCAAGCATGTGAGAATCAAGCATTTATCCAGATTTCTGGTAATTTGTGCTTGCCTGATGAGCAAATACGGTATGAGTCACTGAAACTTCTTATTTCTCTCCTCAAATATCAAGGCTTAGAAGTTCCGGAAATTTTGAACGACTGTAAAataattgaagaaattcctAGAAATCTTCAGACCGCCCGTGATATTACTATGAGAATTAGGAAGTTAGGATCTGACTTTGCGAAGATGGAACCAGAATCCCTTGTTTCTCATGTGGTTTTTAATTATCTCTTCGGTATCCTTACGGTTAGGTTTTCACCAGTCTGGGAAGGAGCATATGAGGTTTTGTGTGATGTTTACGAAAAAAATCATGAACTAGTGTggagcttgttttcaaagtttgttgaagttttggaTAATAATTTTAGATTGGAGTACTACGAGAAATCTCagctcgaagaagagcGTGCAGTTTTCTGGTCTGTCAGTACCAGCAGGCTCAACGACGTTCTTCAAACTTGTGCCGACGTTTTCAACTCATACTCCTTCGCAGAATCTTCAATCCTGGAGCTTTTAAAGAACAGAAGAGGTGACTTAACCTATCCTGGTCTCATTAGGAACCAGGCCCTGAAGGGACTGTTACGTATTCCTCAATTGGCAGAGCGGCATTCCAGAGATATTGTTCCTTATATGTTGAAAACAGATCCGTCCGAAGAAAATGCCCTGGCGCTAGAGGGTGTAGAGGAGAGGCCATCTAGCTCAAGCACCTGGTCAGAGGCCGACCGtaagctccttcttcaattAATTGgtaagttcaagaacatcaagtCGATCTACAAATCCGAGGAGGTTTATCAAAGGTTTATGGACCTTCTTGGGAGTCGAACCACTGAAATCCAGAAACTAGCGCTGGATGGCATTCTCGCTTACAAAGAAAGCGTAGTAATCAAATACAGGGATAACTTGAGAAATCTGCTGGACGATAATGCATTCAAGGACGAAAGTTTGAAGTTACTGTCTCACAGCAATGATAGAATAGTGGAAGATAATGATGAAACTTTCCTTATGCCTTTAGTCCTGCGAATACTTTTCGGCCGCGCTCAAACTCCAGTCACTAGCggtctgaagaagagcaggaaGACAGCAGTTATTACTCTTCTCCCAAGCCTTCATGAAAAATACGTTATCGGTTTTTTGAGACTTGCAAGTGAAGGGCTTCCATACAAAAAGTTCCTGGAGCAGGGAACTGGATTTGATTCCACAATTCTGAGTAAGCATTTGCTGAGAAGAATGGCTGGCTTTGCAGCGTTGGGTAATTTGGCAATCAAGTCTTTGGGCTCTAAGTATCCCAATGCAACAGTGGCGCTGCTCGACCCAGCCCTATACACGGCATGCGTGTCAAATGAAGTGGCTTCTAAGAagtctgaagaagaagttgtacTGAAACAAGCTGGAAACGTTAGACAGGCAATTATGAAGTTAATCCTCAACTTATTTTCCACTGTCGGAACATTGATAGACTGGGATAGTTcagttcaaaaaattcacaaACTTGTTTTGCAGCCGAGGATTTCAAATTTCGAATATGACAACTTACAACACCCATCCTCCCTCATGAGTTTGTTCTGTCTTTGGGCAACAGACACTTGCTTTTACAAATTTCTTTACCATGACGAGTGCTCTGTTGCAAAAGCTCTTatgaagcttcttggcaATTCAAATGCTAAAGAAATTGTTATTGAGAACACATTAAATTTCTCCAATTACATTATTAAAAACCCGACGAAAGATGATGCCTATGTCGATCTTGTTTCATTAGTCGCATCCACGTGCTTAAGAGAGCTTCCAggccttttgaagaatgcaAAGAGTCAAGAAGTTGTCTCTATCACAGTCGATTTGCTACTTAACTTGGTTGAGGCTGGCTATGtggacgaagacgaaacCAAAAAATATCTACTAAGTTCTTTGGCTCACATTCTTGAAGGAGAAGTCAAAGGTGTGCAAACCGCGGATAAAGTCAAGGTTTTGCAATCCATCGCGTCTCTGATCATTGGCTACAACTGTGAGTGGACTGAGATAGAGCACCTGTACAGGTCATGTTCAAAGCTTTATCGCGTTTTCGctgagaaaagcttgaggcTGAGTCTCAACAAGGTTTTCATAAGCATTGGCACTCAATTTGAACATCTAAGCAAAGTTGCAGGATTGTTGTCCGAACTCAATGCCTATTCGACGGACAGAATGGAAAGCTataacttcaaaagcgTGTTAcctgctttcaagaaaattgcGGACGGTTCGTGCCAATTAactgatgagcttgaatgGCTACCAGTCATCCACACATGTCTCTACTTCATCACAGACGAAGAGGAACTTGCAATTAGGACAAACGCAACTCACACcatcaagcttttgattgactactcaaactcaaagagctcCGCTAGCGATGCCGAGAAAGCAGTAGAACTTATTGGCTCTGACCTTATCCCAcacatcaaaaatgggCTACGGCATAAAAACATAGAGATTCAAGTTGAATATATTTCGGTGGTTTCCTACATCATCGCAAATTCCATCTACTACACTGAACTGAATGAcatgaaaagcttgctgTTCAAGGGCGACGAAGaagccaactttttcaCCAACTTGACACATATTCAACTTCATCGCCGGCAGAGAGCAATCAAGAGATTAGGTGAGAATGCATCAACTCTTTCAGGAAGTAGTATTTCTCACTACTTGATTCCAATGGTTGAGCGCTATATTTATTGTACTGACGAGAAGTACCGAAACATTTGTAACGAAACCATCTCAACTGTCGGGCTACTGACGCATTTTGTTACTTGGAATCAATACAAGGCAGTCATTCGGAGATTCACAGCTGCTCTCAAGCAAAAGCCagcatttttgaaggaaatGGTGTCACTCATTGTTCAGTGCTCCAAatctttgatgaaatcaaTGCAAGCAGCTAGGGCACAGGACCCTAGTAACAtaagcttgaaaaagttccCAAAGACACTTACTGAGCCTGAAAATTTCATACAGGGTGAAATCTATCCTACTTTCAAGAATATACTTAATACGAGAAATGAGGATACGATTGTTGCGAGGATCCCACTTTGCGAAGCCACTGTCAATTTTATCTTGGGTCTAGATCCAAACGACAGAGGGCGTCTCCTCCCAGGAGCTCTAAGCTCTATTTGTCAGGTTTTACGCAGTAGGTCTGAAGAACTTCGTGAAGCCGTGCGTAAAAGCTTAGCAAGCATTAGTGTTGTATTGGGACCTGAATATTTGACTTTCATTCTGAACGAGTTGAAATCGGCTCTAAGAAGAGGCTCTCAAATCCATATTTTGAGCTACACTGTACACTCTCTTCTAGTTGCGATGTCACATTCGTTGTCACACAAAGATCTTGATACTAACTCGGCATTGATTGTGAGTATAATCATGGAGGACATTTTTGGAGCCGCAGGGCAAGAGAAGGAAGCCGAAGGCTACTCttcaaaactcaaagagcttAAATTTAACAAGAGCTATGATACTGGCGAAATATTAGCTTCTAACATATCCTTACCAGCCTTCGGATCCCTCTTGCATCCTATTCGGGCGCTACTGTCCGAGAATTTAGGCCTGAAAAATCGTCGCAAGCTAGATGAGCTCATGAGGAGATATGCGCTAGGTCTCAACCATAACGAGGAAAGTTCTTCCAAGGATGCTTTGATCTTGTGCTATGAAATTTTCACCCAGTCAGCGAATTTTACTTCCAAAGGAGGTAGTTTTAAGCCTAAAGCCTCCAACAAGCTGAAGGCGAGAGATGACTcttttttcattgtcaacCTCAATGCGAAAGATGGGAGGGTTCAAACGGAGACGAATCCAAATGGCAGCGTGCTGCAAAAGTTCTCGCTTGATCTGCTCAAAGCCGTGCTAGCGCGTAATCCAAATTTGCTAGAAGCTCCTTACCTGGAAGGTTTCATTCCTCTTTTGCAAGGCTCTCTTGACTGCGATGATGAAAGCGTGTTGGTGAGCGCTCTTCGTGTCCTTACCGTCTTCGTAAAGCTCAACTTCGACGAAGATAGCGAGGgcattttcaaaaactgtgCAAGGAAAGTACTCAACATTATTAAGGATTCACCTTCGACGTCCACTGAGATTTGTCAGGTTagtctcaaatttttgtcATCCTTGATACGCCATAAGGATGTGAAGCTCAAGGACACGGCTTTAAGCTTCATTTTGGAGCGCGTACGGCCGGACTTGAACGAGCCTAACAAGCAAGGCTTAGCTTTTAACTTTCTGAAATCATTGCTTGCCAAACACGTTGTATTGCCTGAAATGTATGACATTGTTGATTCTGTTGCAGGAATTATGGTCACAAATCACTCGAAAGAGATCAGGGATGTGTCTAGAAGTGTCTACTATCAGTTCATCATGGAGTATGACCAAAGTCGTGGTCGTTTGGAGAAGCAGTTCAAGTTTTTAGTGTCCAATTTGGAGTATCCTTCTCAGGAAGGGCGTCAATCAGTCATGGAGCTTATTAATTTGATTGTGAACAAATCTAGCCAAGATTTGCTTCGAAGGTTATCAGCATCGTTTTTCCTTTCTCTATCTAACGTTGCTGTGAATGATAACTCACCTCGCTGCCGCGAAATGGCTTCTGCGTTACTACGTAACCTACTTGCAAAGTTGGGACAAGGAAATATTGGAACTGAAGAAAAGTACATTTTGGCTTGGCTGAAACAAGATACTGCAAGCTTTCTGGAACTCGGCCTAAGGATTTACAAAATTTACTTATCATCGATGTCGTTAGGGGCTAACAGTGAACTAGATGGActagctctttcaaaagcgagGAAAATCATTGCGGAAAGTGACGCAGGGTCTGAGACAGAGTGGAATCTTGTGTACACCGCTTTAAACGTTTTGACCGCCTATGTTGATGCAACAGATGAGGCTTTTGCAGTTTCGAATACACCAATGTGGACGTCTGTCATCAACTGCCTGCTTTACCCTCACCCATGGGTGAGACTCATCAGTAGCAGGATGGTCAACAAGTATGTCGGTCACCAAGGTAAACTTGAAAATCCATTTTCAGACTTGGAAATCCAAAACATTGCCTACCGTATCTTCCGCCAACTTGGAGCGCCCTCCATCTCTGAGTCTCAGGCAACGACATCCATAAGGACCATAATCACGATCATGGCAAGGTGGCAGAAAGATAACACACCTTTCGTGACAGCAGGCGAAGGTGACCGCAAATACAATACTGCAATCGACTTTGCTCTTTCTCGTATTGGTTCGATTATAagagatgaagaaaatgggCGAGAGCTATTTCCCTCCAAAAAAGCATGTGTGCAACTACTTGCTCTTATCATACAACTTCTGGATGAGGAACAGCTCAAACACGGTGCTAATACAATCATTTTATCTCTTTTCACCTATCTGGAGGATGAAAGAAGGAACCTCGACGAAAGGAGCGAGGAGCTCAAACAACTTGCTCAAGAGTGCCTGGAACTTTTGCAAGGCAAGCTTTCAGTTGCCGATTTCACTACGATTTACTCTTCCGTGAAGCATGAAGTAACCCGCCGGAGATATGAGAGGAGAGCAAAACGTGCGACACTCGCTGTTGTCGCGCCTGAGGCTGCGGCGAGACgcaaattgaaaaagcatgcaagatcaaaagagaagaggaAGCACGAGAAAGACGAAAATGGATATTACCATGCTAAAAATAAGAAAAGAAAGTTTTAG